A window of the Aliivibrio salmonicida LFI1238 genome harbors these coding sequences:
- a CDS encoding AAA family ATPase yields the protein MSKMFDLANSMKIQINEEKKLSLILFYQTERFRELMEEVFRFEGVTAPVVFKYSDEAIRDNAQEFTDHIIMIELNESDNITQDIEQISHQLPNSASVIVIGSENSISTIRDLRAMGYYYLFWPITKLELIDFIRGVNDNLTRNNTLSKSRQAKKIIVLGSKGGVGTSMLTAELSKELSEKRNSSCIVIDHNFSGGNLDIMLGVKQFTRKKLPQGMLIANLDAQYAMGMTTKVNEMLSFLSIESDNLSVEELKEYTHVLSTQLATETNFIIEDLSGSASEKIGFLTKEQDIDVVVLVIDQTVSSLREASRVLSVVKEKKLEMRFIIVVNNTKPEKYSTVDLKDIKKHIDRSVDVICPFEPKIGSALLHGESIHSKNMLISQSFNDVTVLLLGETVKKPSLLKRLTQRMK from the coding sequence ATGAGTAAGATGTTTGATTTAGCGAATTCAATGAAAATACAGATCAATGAAGAAAAAAAATTATCATTAATATTATTCTACCAAACGGAAAGGTTCCGAGAATTAATGGAAGAAGTTTTCCGTTTTGAAGGTGTAACTGCTCCTGTTGTATTTAAATACAGTGATGAGGCTATTCGTGATAACGCTCAAGAGTTTACCGATCATATTATTATGATTGAACTTAATGAGAGCGATAATATAACGCAAGACATCGAGCAAATTAGTCACCAATTACCGAACAGTGCCTCTGTCATTGTGATTGGTAGTGAAAATTCCATATCGACAATTCGAGACTTGAGGGCGATGGGGTATTACTATTTATTTTGGCCTATTACTAAGCTGGAATTGATTGATTTTATCCGAGGCGTTAATGATAACCTCACAAGAAACAATACGTTAAGTAAGAGTCGCCAAGCAAAGAAAATTATTGTTTTAGGCTCGAAAGGGGGCGTTGGTACCTCGATGCTTACGGCAGAGCTTAGTAAAGAGTTGTCAGAAAAACGTAATAGTTCCTGCATTGTTATCGATCATAATTTTAGCGGTGGCAATCTTGATATTATGTTGGGTGTTAAACAATTTACTAGGAAAAAATTACCTCAAGGTATGCTTATTGCAAATTTGGATGCTCAATATGCGATGGGAATGACAACGAAAGTAAATGAAATGCTCTCTTTTTTGTCGATTGAGTCAGATAATTTATCGGTTGAAGAGCTTAAAGAATATACCCATGTATTATCGACTCAGCTTGCGACTGAAACAAACTTTATTATTGAAGATCTTTCTGGCTCAGCAAGTGAGAAAATCGGTTTTTTGACCAAAGAACAAGACATTGATGTTGTGGTTCTGGTTATTGACCAAACGGTGTCGAGTTTACGAGAAGCTTCAAGAGTATTAAGCGTAGTAAAAGAGAAAAAATTAGAAATGCGTTTTATCATCGTTGTGAATAATACGAAACCAGAAAAATATTCCACGGTAGATTTAAAAGATATCAAAAAACACATTGATAGAAGCGTTGATGTTATTTGTCCATTTGAGCCAAAAATAGGGTCAGCGTTACTGCATGGCGAAAGTATTCATTCAAAAAATATGCTTATAAGTCAAAGTTTTAATGATGTTACTGTACTTTTGCTCGGTGAAACGGTTAAGAAACCGAGTTTACTTAAACGCTTAACGCAGAGAATGAAATAA
- a CDS encoding CpaF family protein: MNQNKLIYIEIRNQIFEALEAEAVNSLSKEQLSKQLSGAIDLLIERREWSVSTMIRAEFVTSLVDELQGLGPLQVLMEDDSISDIMINGHNQIFIERNGLVEVAPVSFIDEEQLIHIAKRIASQVGRRVDDSSPTCDARLQDGSRVNIVIPPIAIDGTSMSISKFKKDSIGLDKLTEFGALSPEMAQILMIASRCRLNILISGGTGSGKTTMLNALSQFISEKERIITIEDAAELKLLQPHVVRLETRNSGIEGTGAITQRDLVINALRMRPDRIVVGECRGGEAFEMLQAMNTGHDGSMSTLHANTPRDAMARVEAMVMMASNNLPLEAIRRTIVSAVDLVIQISRLHDGSRKVMSITEVVGLEGNNVVLEELYKFHSSGQHGSDGKILGQYSTAGLMQRSVLVEKARFFGLEQQLNAAFNKVDETA, translated from the coding sequence ATGAATCAGAATAAATTAATTTATATCGAAATTCGTAATCAGATCTTTGAAGCATTAGAAGCTGAAGCGGTTAACTCTTTATCTAAAGAGCAGTTAAGTAAGCAACTCAGTGGGGCGATTGATTTGCTGATCGAACGTCGAGAGTGGTCAGTGAGTACCATGATCCGTGCCGAATTTGTAACTAGCCTTGTGGATGAACTGCAAGGGCTTGGACCATTACAGGTGCTAATGGAAGATGATTCCATCAGTGACATTATGATTAATGGTCATAATCAAATATTCATTGAGCGTAATGGATTAGTCGAAGTTGCTCCAGTCAGTTTTATTGATGAAGAACAACTTATACATATTGCTAAACGCATTGCATCTCAAGTGGGTCGTCGTGTTGATGATTCTTCACCCACGTGTGACGCCCGCTTACAAGATGGCAGTAGAGTTAATATAGTGATACCTCCAATTGCTATTGATGGCACATCAATGTCAATTAGTAAGTTTAAAAAAGACAGTATTGGATTGGACAAACTGACTGAATTTGGGGCGCTTAGTCCAGAAATGGCTCAGATCCTTATGATCGCCTCGCGCTGTCGTCTGAATATCTTAATTTCTGGTGGTACAGGCTCAGGTAAAACCACCATGCTGAATGCGCTTTCTCAATTTATATCGGAAAAAGAACGCATTATTACTATTGAAGATGCCGCGGAATTAAAATTACTTCAACCCCATGTGGTGCGATTAGAAACTAGAAATTCAGGAATTGAAGGCACTGGCGCAATCACTCAGCGTGATCTTGTGATCAATGCGTTACGTATGCGACCAGATCGTATTGTTGTCGGTGAGTGTCGTGGTGGTGAGGCCTTTGAGATGCTTCAGGCAATGAATACGGGTCATGATGGTTCAATGTCTACATTGCATGCGAATACGCCACGAGATGCAATGGCGCGTGTTGAAGCGATGGTGATGATGGCAAGCAATAATCTGCCCTTAGAAGCAATTCGCCGTACGATCGTAAGTGCAGTTGATTTAGTTATTCAAATCAGTCGACTGCACGATGGTAGCCGAAAAGTCATGAGTATCACTGAAGTTGTTGGCCTTGAGGGAAACAATGTTGTGTTAGAAGAGTTGTATAAATTTCATTCTTCAGGACAGCATGGGAGTGATGGGAAGATACTGGGTCAGTATTCAACCGCGGGTTTAATGCAGCGTTCTGTATTGGTAGAGAAAGCGCGATTCTTTGGTTTAGAGCAACAATTAAATGCGGCGTTTAATAAGGTGGATGAGACAGCATGA
- a CDS encoding type II secretion system F family protein, with the protein MIYGISLIFGGLLVLYLMSTYSGRHRDHLNHASISPSDNDRQAVKLVSLSDADISKRLVRFFKNTYQQIDSLANVKISLYCVLMALLGIYINQTFIHGNFFIVVVIVEVVGVFGAILWLGKREKNRFEDSFPDALNMLSSAVSSGEGIMHAIIFVGASLDGKVGKEFKRMGEQLQLGESPDTVFRKSCARFPYPSFQFFIITLRTSMERGGQLKEIMRRLNRLMFGARSIEKKKYALTSEARTSAKIVASIPFIFLFMLQYLSPENYEYVMFNPDGRPILYYVLISESIGILTIWLLMKGVRS; encoded by the coding sequence ATGATTTATGGGATCTCTTTAATTTTTGGTGGGTTATTAGTGCTGTATTTGATGTCTACTTATAGTGGTAGGCATCGTGATCATCTTAATCATGCTTCAATTTCACCCTCTGATAATGATCGCCAAGCGGTTAAACTCGTTTCTTTGTCTGATGCAGATATCAGTAAAAGGCTAGTGCGTTTTTTTAAAAATACGTATCAACAAATCGATTCTCTAGCCAATGTGAAAATTTCGCTCTATTGCGTTCTGATGGCGTTACTTGGTATTTATATTAATCAAACGTTCATTCACGGTAATTTCTTTATTGTAGTAGTGATTGTTGAAGTTGTAGGCGTGTTTGGTGCGATATTATGGCTAGGTAAGCGAGAGAAAAATAGATTTGAAGATTCTTTTCCTGATGCTTTAAACATGCTTTCAAGTGCCGTGAGTTCAGGTGAAGGGATCATGCACGCGATTATATTCGTAGGGGCCTCTCTCGATGGCAAAGTAGGGAAAGAATTTAAACGTATGGGAGAGCAATTACAATTAGGTGAATCTCCCGATACGGTGTTCAGAAAATCGTGTGCTCGTTTTCCATACCCTTCCTTTCAATTCTTTATCATTACGTTACGTACAAGTATGGAGCGAGGAGGGCAGTTAAAAGAGATAATGAGGCGTCTTAATCGCTTAATGTTTGGTGCGCGTTCCATTGAAAAAAAGAAGTATGCATTAACGTCGGAAGCTCGAACGTCAGCAAAAATTGTAGCTTCAATTCCTTTTATCTTTTTGTTTATGTTGCAATACCTAAGCCCAGAGAACTATGAATATGTAATGTTTAATCCCGATGGTCGACCTATTTTATATTACGTATTAATTAGTGAATCGATAGGGATATTAACTATATGGTTATTAATGAAAGGGGTGCGCTCATGA
- a CDS encoding type II secretion system F family protein: MITSSVVLYAVLVSFGLVLLFWLLYQIVLQRKALLKFLASNEILTRNENVINKVEQFLPSSVSTNADDVERKFYSAGFYQFKWAHLYMPAKYAAAAIGGVTIYWLSRSDTDPKEIIAYMCIWLVICILIPDLILNSRIKTLRDKLSSQLPYLLDLLAMCVHTGMTIESSMAYLAKEMRGFDKDLAHMVSRTNDRARIVGLSVALDELYIKVPTNEMRSFVMTLKQSLHYGSSIYGILNTLAEDIRNVRLLSLEEKVGKLAAKMSVPLILFIMIPVVILIAAPGIMRMMSGVY, encoded by the coding sequence ATGATAACGTCATCCGTTGTATTGTATGCAGTCTTAGTTTCTTTTGGTTTAGTCTTATTATTTTGGTTGTTGTATCAAATCGTATTACAAAGAAAAGCCTTACTTAAATTTTTAGCGAGTAATGAAATATTGACTCGTAATGAGAACGTGATTAATAAAGTTGAGCAATTCTTACCCAGTTCAGTGTCGACGAATGCAGACGATGTTGAGCGAAAATTTTACTCTGCGGGTTTTTATCAATTCAAATGGGCTCATTTATATATGCCTGCTAAATATGCAGCAGCTGCAATAGGTGGAGTGACTATTTATTGGTTGAGTAGAAGCGATACGGATCCAAAAGAAATCATTGCTTATATGTGTATATGGCTCGTTATTTGTATCTTGATACCTGATCTGATCTTAAATTCTCGTATTAAAACGTTACGGGATAAATTATCTAGCCAGTTGCCATATTTGCTCGATCTTTTGGCCATGTGCGTTCATACTGGTATGACGATTGAGTCATCAATGGCTTATCTTGCTAAAGAAATGCGTGGTTTTGATAAAGATCTCGCACATATGGTAAGCCGCACAAATGATCGTGCTCGAATTGTGGGATTAAGCGTGGCATTGGATGAGCTTTACATCAAAGTGCCAACAAATGAAATGCGAAGTTTTGTTATGACCTTAAAGCAAAGCTTGCATTACGGTAGCTCCATTTATGGAATTTTAAACACATTAGCAGAAGATATTCGTAATGTACGTCTTCTTTCACTGGAAGAAAAAGTAGGTAAGTTAGCCGCTAAAATGTCGGTACCATTGATTTTGTTTATTATGATACCGGTTGTAATTCTAATTGCTGCGCCAGGAATAATGAGGATGATGTCAGGTGTGTATTAA
- a CDS encoding tetratricopeptide repeat protein yields MCIKNIMAGIMLLSLAGCVTQSSIDTEIAKETILVNTKNHAELIVFYKNQLKQKENQQVREKLAQVYLDSSDPESALFTIASLNNDSRSIHSFLIEANAQLESGMVEDALETANKTYLLDDNNAEIENLLGVIYAAKRDLPQARHYFNLARKHLYSDIKIKNNLAVLDILEGKYDKANDRLLHLYLNDKNDALVQSNLMLAMAKSGDLDFMEKVLSPKYTKRQISDRYIALRKTELQRNKVTPTGVKNNDENQ; encoded by the coding sequence GTGTGTATTAAAAATATAATGGCAGGAATTATGCTATTAAGTCTTGCTGGTTGTGTGACTCAATCAAGCATTGATACTGAAATTGCAAAAGAAACGATCTTAGTCAATACGAAAAATCACGCTGAATTAATTGTTTTTTATAAGAATCAATTGAAACAAAAAGAAAACCAACAGGTTCGAGAGAAGTTAGCTCAAGTATATCTAGATTCAAGCGATCCCGAATCCGCTTTATTTACCATTGCATCGTTGAATAACGATTCTCGCTCGATTCACTCTTTTTTAATTGAAGCAAATGCACAGCTAGAATCGGGCATGGTAGAAGACGCATTGGAGACTGCAAATAAAACGTATTTGCTCGATGACAATAATGCAGAGATAGAAAACTTATTGGGTGTTATTTATGCAGCGAAGCGAGATCTCCCTCAAGCAAGGCATTATTTTAATTTGGCGAGAAAACATTTATACAGTGATATAAAAATTAAGAACAATTTAGCGGTACTCGATATTCTTGAGGGCAAGTATGACAAAGCGAATGATCGCTTATTGCATCTGTATCTGAATGATAAAAATGACGCTTTAGTTCAATCGAATTTAATGTTAGCGATGGCTAAATCTGGGGATTTGGATTTTATGGAAAAAGTGCTTTCTCCTAAGTACACAAAACGTCAAATATCGGATCGCTATATTGCGTTAAGAAAGACAGAGCTTCAAAGAAATAAAGTCACACCGACCGGAGTCAAAAATAACGATGAGAATCAATAA
- a CDS encoding TadE family protein, which yields MRINKQKGTASIEFVLGFMAFWLICMAWVEMSYMSYISAISDLIVSESARESKTEEADYLDSFNRAITENQSLWGSVVDPTKFTMSIQYLESVNELGGLVDPCVVPDAEVTAECGESENRAIAVYRIDYRFSSIFTYFVDTESLFSREVIVIQEYERDAFEI from the coding sequence ATGAGAATCAATAAACAGAAAGGGACTGCCAGTATTGAATTCGTTTTGGGGTTTATGGCTTTTTGGCTCATTTGTATGGCATGGGTTGAGATGAGTTATATGTCTTATATCTCAGCTATCAGTGATTTAATTGTTTCAGAATCCGCTCGTGAATCAAAAACAGAAGAAGCGGACTACTTGGATTCTTTTAACCGAGCCATTACTGAGAATCAATCGTTATGGGGAAGCGTTGTTGATCCAACTAAATTTACGATGTCGATTCAATATCTTGAAAGTGTCAATGAATTAGGTGGTTTAGTTGATCCATGCGTGGTGCCTGATGCCGAAGTCACTGCTGAATGTGGTGAATCAGAAAACAGAGCCATCGCGGTTTATCGGATAGATTATCGTTTTTCTTCTATTTTTACGTATTTTGTCGACACGGAAAGTCTTTTTAGTCGTGAAGTTATTGTTATTCAGGAGTACGAGCGTGATGCCTTTGAGATTTAA
- the tadF gene encoding tight adherence pilus pseudopilin TadF → MPLRFKQRGNFTVEFAVVGVALSFMFVFSADVIIKLSIRGKLDRLSYSLVNVLKERTQLYDEDYVITQNEANTIFTIAQNSLRRMQQSYKDKNFGGVVEELTFRGIGNPNAPRRYNFGGYACPLAQTINQFDYLSVVTTWTRQATLYRVTLCYNTDNMFGSLVNESYTNVSSSSIMIGR, encoded by the coding sequence ATGCCTTTGAGATTTAAACAACGAGGAAATTTTACTGTTGAATTTGCCGTTGTCGGAGTAGCACTTAGTTTCATGTTTGTATTCAGTGCTGATGTCATCATTAAACTGTCAATTCGCGGCAAACTCGATCGGTTATCGTATTCTTTGGTGAATGTATTAAAAGAACGAACTCAATTGTATGACGAAGATTATGTCATCACACAAAACGAAGCCAATACCATATTTACCATTGCACAAAATTCACTTCGTCGTATGCAACAAAGTTATAAGGATAAAAACTTTGGTGGTGTTGTTGAGGAGCTTACCTTTCGAGGTATTGGGAATCCAAACGCCCCAAGGCGCTATAACTTTGGGGGCTATGCTTGCCCATTGGCACAGACTATTAATCAGTTTGACTATCTTTCCGTTGTCACTACTTGGACTCGACAAGCGACGCTATATCGCGTCACGCTATGCTATAACACCGACAATATGTTTGGTTCTCTTGTTAACGAAAGCTACACGAATGTCAGTTCGTCATCCATTATGATCGGGAGATAG
- a CDS encoding TadE/TadG family type IV pilus assembly protein, with the protein MKLRRHQKGHAAILFAMMIPALFGIFTLASDGARAIQTKARIEDAAEVATLAVSAHNDPNQDYGGGGSPSSANQQIVTDYINAYISDVDSINEIKVYKRNCEEIPECKAGLAVGEPRYFEHEVGVTTSQKSWFPGNDAIVGMGDSFSTSGHSLARKYQSEAVDVMFAADFSGSMGDRWTGGNKKYEDLIDIIDSISKELQKFNDLEHNDNDNTMGITAYNEYTYSQYSGSSGGWWGDDCYLSQAESDGFWGGVSISKTIDGLWNEKSKDHCNNSYNSGRFNDIPLTSNFDVVNQDVSRFWPEGGTSSYQALIRGAQLLTYGTNSRRLLIVLSDGMDTDNNLTSSLVNAGMCRDIQQGLESDKTLDNRPIRAQMAVIGFDYEPSENQALKDCVGAENVYKAENSDDILNTILELISEEIGHLK; encoded by the coding sequence GTGAAATTAAGACGTCATCAAAAAGGTCATGCTGCGATTCTATTTGCCATGATGATCCCTGCTTTATTTGGGATTTTTACGTTAGCAAGTGATGGGGCAAGAGCGATTCAAACGAAAGCACGGATTGAAGATGCCGCAGAGGTGGCCACACTGGCTGTTTCTGCTCATAACGATCCAAACCAAGATTATGGTGGCGGTGGATCCCCTAGTTCTGCAAATCAACAAATAGTGACAGATTACATCAACGCTTATATTAGTGATGTGGACTCGATAAATGAAATCAAGGTATACAAACGTAACTGTGAAGAGATACCGGAGTGCAAAGCGGGTTTAGCGGTAGGTGAACCAAGGTACTTTGAGCATGAAGTTGGTGTGACAACGAGTCAAAAATCGTGGTTTCCTGGTAATGATGCGATTGTTGGGATGGGAGATAGCTTCTCGACAAGTGGGCATTCTTTAGCGCGTAAATATCAGAGTGAGGCGGTCGATGTTATGTTTGCTGCTGACTTTTCTGGATCTATGGGAGATCGTTGGACTGGAGGTAATAAAAAGTACGAAGATTTAATTGATATTATTGATAGTATTTCTAAAGAGTTACAAAAATTTAATGATTTAGAGCACAACGATAATGATAACACCATGGGCATCACCGCTTATAATGAATATACCTATTCTCAGTATTCGGGCTCTTCAGGTGGTTGGTGGGGTGATGATTGTTATCTAAGCCAAGCCGAATCTGACGGCTTCTGGGGAGGTGTTTCAATTTCAAAAACGATTGACGGACTCTGGAATGAAAAATCAAAAGATCACTGTAATAATTCTTATAATAGTGGTCGATTTAATGATATCCCCTTAACGTCAAATTTTGATGTTGTTAATCAAGACGTCAGTCGATTTTGGCCTGAAGGAGGAACGTCCTCCTATCAAGCTTTAATTCGGGGTGCTCAACTTCTTACGTATGGCACAAATTCTCGTCGATTATTAATTGTACTTTCTGATGGAATGGATACGGATAATAACTTGACCAGTAGTTTAGTTAATGCCGGCATGTGTCGTGATATTCAACAAGGGTTAGAGTCTGATAAAACACTAGATAATAGGCCAATTAGAGCACAAATGGCGGTGATTGGTTTTGATTATGAACCCAGTGAAAACCAAGCACTAAAAGATTGTGTTGGGGCTGAGAATGTTTATAAAGCAGAAAATTCTGATGATATTCTAAATACAATTCTTGAATTAATCAGTGAAGAAATTGGTCATTTAAAATAA
- a CDS encoding OmpA family protein yields MLSHSSTVETNSPDMLARVYFNFDQSALTKRSEYVLDQVFTKIEEENTHLKVIGHIDAKGSKAYNYDLGLKRSYTVLKYLVAHGANPKKLTPSSKGEKEPLESNATSAGRDKNRRVEIQQL; encoded by the coding sequence TTGTTAAGTCATTCATCAACAGTAGAAACAAACAGCCCTGATATGCTTGCTCGTGTTTACTTTAATTTTGATCAATCCGCATTAACGAAGCGTTCTGAATATGTGTTAGACCAAGTTTTCACTAAGATTGAAGAGGAAAATACGCACCTAAAAGTCATTGGTCACATTGACGCGAAAGGGAGTAAAGCCTATAATTATGATCTTGGATTAAAGCGTTCTTATACGGTATTAAAATATCTTGTTGCACATGGAGCAAATCCTAAGAAATTGACACCAAGTTCAAAAGGTGAAAAAGAACCGTTAGAGAGTAATGCAACTTCTGCGGGACGAGATAAAAACCGTCGGGTTGAGATCCAACAATTATAA
- a CDS encoding phosphatase PAP2 family protein: MMSVRAVSRFTGFEFWKRSFLDIYQYIKADKIFYGVMISFSVVVIAILQIYGYESKGQLTAYLSMLPTMLKLSLIIGTLWYFITLVYRRERRPLYCFWQQVVFIYDHRNRIIASFLLFVGISAFLSYCSTFKGMIPLLHPFEFDEAIHNIDLWLFFGKEPWQLIHGLYDSPWITFGLDLSYNIWFFLVYAILGVFILTQKVHRRRQYILTWLLCWIVIGNILAFAFSSVGPTFVGRLFPINTDYLPLMTLLHQQDMWLQQYNPKILLWSLNTQDYLWTSYTTGKEMLGSGISAMPSMHVSMAVLMALGVSSLNRKLGILFWLFALVIYVGSFTLGWHYAVDGLVSGPVTLIIWRLCGSKYLTK; the protein is encoded by the coding sequence ATGATGAGTGTGAGGGCGGTAAGTCGATTTACTGGATTTGAGTTTTGGAAGCGTTCTTTTTTAGATATTTATCAGTATATTAAAGCCGATAAAATTTTTTATGGAGTAATGATTAGCTTTAGTGTTGTAGTGATTGCGATACTTCAGATTTATGGTTATGAAAGTAAAGGTCAACTTACTGCTTATTTATCAATGTTACCAACGATGCTGAAGTTATCGCTTATTATTGGAACATTATGGTATTTTATTACTTTGGTTTATCGAAGAGAGAGACGACCGTTATATTGCTTCTGGCAACAAGTTGTTTTTATCTATGACCATAGAAATCGAATTATTGCGTCTTTTCTATTATTTGTTGGGATCAGTGCTTTTTTATCTTATTGTTCAACGTTTAAAGGCATGATACCACTGCTTCACCCATTTGAATTTGATGAAGCGATTCATAATATAGATTTGTGGCTATTTTTCGGTAAAGAGCCATGGCAATTGATCCATGGTTTATATGATTCACCTTGGATAACGTTTGGACTTGATCTGTCTTATAATATTTGGTTTTTTTTGGTTTACGCTATCTTGGGTGTATTTATTCTTACTCAAAAAGTACATAGAAGAAGACAATATATTTTAACGTGGTTATTATGCTGGATTGTTATTGGAAATATATTGGCTTTCGCTTTTTCTTCGGTAGGACCTACTTTTGTTGGACGCCTATTTCCTATAAATACAGATTACCTGCCATTAATGACATTGTTACATCAGCAAGACATGTGGCTACAACAATATAACCCGAAGATTTTACTTTGGTCTTTAAATACTCAAGATTACTTGTGGACTTCTTATACTACGGGAAAAGAAATGTTAGGTAGTGGTATTTCAGCCATGCCGAGTATGCATGTTTCTATGGCTGTGCTTATGGCCTTAGGGGTAAGTTCTCTTAATCGAAAGCTAGGAATTCTCTTTTGGTTGTTTGCACTGGTTATCTATGTTGGCTCATTTACTTTAGGTTGGCATTACGCTGTCGATGGACTCGTTAGTGGTCCGGTAACGTTGATTATTTGGCGCTTATGCGGCAGTAAGTACCTTACCAAGTAA